The genomic region CAGATCTGTCTGATGTCCATCCCCATTGATCTGGCCCACCCCGGGAGGCCCACCAGAACTCCTGGCCTACCCCTTACAGGGCAGCCAGCACCACCAAGCCTAGCAGCCCACTGGGTACCCATGTCAGTCACCCATCAGCGGGCAGCAGGCAAGCCTAGGCACAGGCACTGCTCCTTACCTGCCCCACCCAGGGGCTCACCTTGCTGCCTCAGCTCCTCAAGGTAGAGCTTGGCCAAGCGCAGCTTCTTCTCCTGTGCAgtctcctccagctcctcctcctcctcttcctcagtcTTCTTTGGAGCCACGCTGTGAGCAGGAGGGGGCTGGGAATCAGGGGCTCACCCTGCTCCTCTGGCCACTCAAACCGTGCCGCTTCATTGCCCTTCTTACCACTTGACACTACCCCCCTTACCCCCACCATTCCTGCCACTGTTCCTTGCCAACGATTACATGTGCAGGAAACTGGAGGGCTTGAGTTACCAAAATGAGAGGGCCCACCGTGAAATCTCGCAACTGGGGGAAAAGAGAAGATTCTTCAGGCTTCCAAAGAATAATCAGGTCATAAAACAAAAGGTCAGGAATCAAATAGCTTCAGATGCCTCAACAGCAATACTGAAAGCAAGAAGACAAAGGAGCCACACTCTGAAACCCTGAATGAAAATGCTAACTGGAATGCACCAATGAAATCATCAAAGACAAATGAAGACATTGTCAGCTACGCAAAATGTCACAAGATTGGTCCTTTTCCCCTCTTCCAAGAAGGATGGAAGTTATGCTTGCCAAACAAGGTAAACTAGGAACAAGGAAGGCATGGGATACAGGAAACAGGAGATCCAACACAGAGCAGAAAAGCCGGATCCCAGGATAACAACCAGCCCCAGACATGGAAAGCAGCCAGTCCAGATCCCATCCAGGGACCCAAGAGGCAGACACATTTAGGGCTGTCATGACTTCCATCCCTGCTGCTACAGCCCCATCTTTTGTCCCCAAGATGGGGTAAACAGAGAATCCTGACTGTCTTGGCTTGACCTTGTGCTGGTGAAGTTCCTGCTTTCCCCTCCATGCCCCACATCCTGGACCAGCTGAGGGCTCTCACTTCACTCCAAGACAGCCCTGCTTTGACCTTTTCCTGGGAGCTGGAGGTAGGTCATGAGATCCCAAAAGCAGAAAACCCAAGTGATCACACGCCTACAGATATCCAGTCCCTGTCAGGTGCCCCAACTGTGCCTCCCAGAACTCTCATGACCTTGCCCATGACTTCCCAGAAGAAGCCTTGAAAATTCTCAGGGAAGCCAAGGCCATACCATGCCCCAGAGATCATTCATGGTCTGTGCCCAGCAAGCCTTCAACCAACAGGATTGGTGCTATCCTTCCCTTACACAGCCAAGGCCGGACGTTTATTCAGCTTAAGCAAACCAATCAATCTATTGGTTAGTATTCACACATCAGACACAGAACTCTAAAGAATAGTAAGGAAAGCATGTACTGGATGATTCCATTCATTTGACATTCTGGAAAGGGTGAAATTCTAGGGACactggttaccaggggctgggggtaggtTCTGACTACAAAGGAGCACAAAGGAATTGGGGGCGGAGGGAGTTTGTGATGGAACCATTCTATGTTTTTATTGTGGTGGCAAACGACtatatgtatttgtcaaaattcacagaactgtacaccaaaaaagGTGATTAACTTCTGGCCTggcacacatccacacacaaaaaCCTTACAATTAAGAAAACTCTTAACCAACTCACAAGGAAGGCACCAGGATTCCCTGGCAGGGTCAAGTCTGATGTGCTGTTATTCCGGTCTGAAATCCTGCAAAGCgccccacccccttctcctccGCACAAGGAGACCCaacagagacagaagaagatTCTCCTCAGGGCcaaaaattgaaggaaagagCCACGAGCTGAGAGTCATGAGATCCTAGGACCCTATAGACTGTATATGCCCATAtgccttgagcctcagttttcccttcCACGAGATGAAAGAGAAGCTCACCTCTCGCTCTCAGAGTCGCTGGAGATCTCTTCATTCATCTTGCCGCGACTCTTGGCCTTGCTCCTGTCCCCAGAAGAATCGGCCTGGGAATTACATAATCCTTTCTTTGATCAGAGGTCCCGACCACCCCGGAATGACCAAGGGCCCCTTCCTGTCCGAGCGCCGCGGGATCGGAGCCTCTGGTCAAGAGCAAGACCTTAAACCAGACCTGGTCCACGGAGAGACCCGCGAGGAGTCGGCCTACCAGCTAGGGTGCCGGGCGAAGGGCTGGGGAGAGTGCCCGGTCCCGGCTTCCCGGGGTGGGGAGACCGTGGTCCCAGCAGTGGAATTGACCCCTACCCGCAGAAGCGCCACGCTTACTTTCCGCCGCCGCTTGCCGGCTCCCGCACCGGCCCCGGCCCTCGAGGCCGGCTTTCCCCGCTTCCTAGCGGCTGCTGTCGCCGACATGAGGCCCGTCGTGTCTTTAGCAGCATCCGCCATGAACTCACGTGGCGACTAAAATCCCCAGTGGTCGGGAAAGACTCCGCGCCCTGATAGGCTCCCACCCACCCTCGCCTCCCAGAGTTCTATTGGGTCCTTCAGCAGACTCTGTCCCGCCCCCAAGCGCCTATAGGACAGACGCCTGTGACCACACCCCCTAGGGCTCCTACAGGCTCCAGCGCCAGGCTCGACTAGGAAGCTAGCCTCTCCCGGGCGCTTCCGGACAGAGGAGGGACGCGTGCGCTCTGCTGCCGGCTGAGGTCTAAGGCGGGGTCGAACCGGCAGGACCTTTTCTGTGTTTTCGACCTTTGGCGGTTGGGGGGCGACAGAGAGGCGGGTTCCGCCTGTCGCAGTGTGACTCCACCCGTCTGGAGCGAGGGCGCCGGGTTGAACTATCCTGGCAACGGAATGGGGGCGATTGAGGCAGCCCCGGGAGAGATTGAGGCAGCGCGGGGGAGATTGAGGCAGCCCCGGGGAGAGGGAGGCGGTCACTGGGCAACCAGCGGAGACGCGCCGCAAGCCCCAGAGCAGACGACCAGCGCTAAGGGCACGCTAGTGCCCAGGGCCTTGACTGGGTCCTTATCAAGTGTCCACCTACCCATAGGGCGGGCCGAGGCCTCTCTGACTCTGACTGGTGGCCAGAGAGCTCTACGCCCAGCTCTTCCCGGCCTCTAGCGATTGCCGGAAAGTCCCTCCCTAAGTCACGCCTAAGGCTCACAGAGAAGAGCTAGAGGGAGTCCCGGACCTGGTACTGCCCTGGGAGGCGCACTCAGCGGTTCTGATACCAGGCCTGGTGGCAGCCCCCTCTCCCGGGTCCCTTCTCCTCTCAGGTGAGTGCCCTGTGGCCCTGTTGACAACACTCTTCagagcagggctgggctgggtgggGCCGGCCCCTACCTTCTGGGAGTCAAGGCCAGTGGTCTGAGACCCTGGGCAGCACCCCAAAACTCTTGGGTCAGTTGGGAAAGGCTTCTACACTGCTGGCTCTCGAGCTCTGGGGGGACAATTTGGCCTCCTGGGAGCTGCTGCCCCTCCTGACATCACTGTCCCCCATCTCTGGTGACTCAGCCCAACACCCATGCCAAGTCAGACCTAgctgggagaaggggaggaaCAGGCAGTACCCAGAGAGTGCtgtgaagggagggaggaggagcccagaaaTAGGAAGGGGGAGATTCTCCTGTCACTTTCCGTACCACCTCAGAACTCACTAGAAAAAGTAGGAAGCCAGACCCCTCCTTGACcgatttgagcagactgggaagGGTCATGACCTTGCACTTGTGATAGGGAAGGGACGGATCTGGGGTGCAGAGAGCAGGGTTTTGTCTGGGACTGGGAATCAGGACAGTTGGAGGCAGTGGGAGGCCACCGATGGGGCCCAGGGTGGGGCAAGTTGGGGTCTGAAAGCCACGAAGGCCTGAGAGCCCTCTCTGTGCCCCCGGACAGCCATGGCTCCAAAGCGTAAGACCCCAGTGCAAAGTGAGTGCCCCAAGAAGAAGAAGGGGCAGCTGGGGCCAGAGGAAGAGGACAGCTTCCACTCCACCGCAGAGGCCCTCAAAGCTGCACCTGCAGAGAAGCACATAATTCGCGTGGACCCCGCGTGCCCGCTCAGCCACAGTCCTGGTACCCAGGTGAGCCTGCAGTCCCCATCAGGCCTGGCAGAAGAGCCCAGAGCCTGCCCCCTCGCAAGTACAAATGCACCCAgacctcctccctgcccccttgGGACTCACCTCTGGCCACAAGTAGCTCAAGGTTCCTAAGTAAGCTCTGGAGCAAGGCTATGTTTTCCCAAGACACCCAAAGTGAGGGCTGTATCCTGACAGATCCCAGTGGGTTGTATCTGCCCTTCAGACTCCAGGGCAGGCCCCTGAGCTTCTCAGAGCTCTGTCTTCCTTTGTCTCCCAGGGCTCACCCATGTCCCCTCAAACCAACCCCATGGAGTAGAGCCCTTTTCCCTTCAGATCCCAGGACAGAGTCATGTCCCCTCGGTTTCCCCCACCCAGGGCAGGGCCATGTCTTCCTAgagccccccaccaccaccacctccatgcCAAGGTGTAGCCACATCTCTTCAGGCTGTGTTCTAAGACTCCTCTGACTCCCCAGTGCAATCCGACTCTTGTTCAGTGTGCAGCCCGGTACCCTGCCCTGCCCGAGGGCAGCCCAGTCACCTGTCCCCCACTGCACCCCCTGCCCCAGGTGCACGAGGACTACGACTGCACCCTAAACCAGACCAACAttggcaacaacaacaacaagttCTACATCATCCAGCTGCTGGAAGGAGGTGGCCACTTCACCTGCTGGAACCGCTGGGGCCGGGTGGTAAGTGCCACTCGCCCACTCTGTGCCTACCtgctccccacctctccccactCATACTGGGTCCACACAGTTTTCTCAGGCCCTGAGGCCACAGCTGctgcctgccccctcccaccccctgacCTCCAACTGCGCAGCACAGAGGCCAACAAACACTTGGGGTGGGCACTGTGGTGGGTGCACCCCTGAAAACTATTGGTTGCAGGGAGAGGTGGGCCAGTCAAAACTCAGCCCCTTCATGTCGCTGGAGGATGCAAAGAAGGACTTTGAGAAGAAGTTTCGGGACAAGACCAAGAACAGCTGGGCCGAGCGGGACCATTTTGTGGCCCACCCCGGCAAGTACACACTTATCGAGGTGCAGGGAGAAGATGAGGTCCAGGAAGCCGTGGTGAAGGTGAAGTGGCCAGGGAGGATGGGACGGAGGGACCCTGAGCCAAGGGAGGGGACTAAACAGAGAGAGCGAGCTGACTGGGCTCTGCCACTGCCCCGCTGTGTGGCCCCAGGCACAGACCTCCCTCTCTGGCCTCGTCTAGCCAGTCTCTGCCTAATGCTGGGCCCAGCTCCAGGTACAGGTGTCTTGCCTGGCTGCTCCTGCCCACGTGTGTGCTCTGGCCCAGGTGGACGGAGGACCAGCGAAGACCGTGGTTCAGCGGGTGCTGCCCTGCTCCCTGGATCCAGCCACGCAGAAGCTCATCACCAACATCTTCAGCAAGGACATGTTCAAGGATGCCATGGCCCTCATGAACCTGGGTGAGGGGCCAGGCCTTGGGGCAGGGACCTTGGGGTGGCAGGGCCTCTTGTCTGAGACTCCCCCCGCCATTCCCCTAGATGTGAAGAAGATGCCCCTGGGAAAGCTAAGCAAGCAGCAGATTGCGCGGGGCTTCGAGACCTTGGAGGCACTAGAGGAGGCCCTGAAAGCCCCCACCAAAAGCAGCCGCAGCCTGGAGGAACTGTCTTCCCACTTCTACACTGTCATCCCCCACAACTTCGGCCGCAGCCGGCCCCCACCGATCTCCAGCCTTGAGCTTCTGCAGGCCAAGAAGGACATGTTGCTGGTGAGGGCTGGCAGGTGGGCCGGCAGGCAGACCGGGCGAGGGAGATAGGGGGCAGATGGCCCAGAAGGCCTGGATGGATGGACTGCAATGGGCGGGCCAAAAGAGGAAGGGGAGGCCAGACAGGTGGGCTGgtcaggggaaggggagggggtggcTGGGCATCGAGTGCCCATGCTTGTCACCTTAGGTGCTGGCGGACATCGAGCTGGCCCAGGCCCTACAGGCAGACcctgaggaggagaaaaaggtGGAGGAGGTGCCCCACCCACTGGACCGAGACTACCAGCTCCTCAAGTGCCAGCTACAACTGCTGGACTCTGGGGCACCCGAGTACAAGGTGGGCCGGGCCCCACCAGGGAGCCAGCCAAGAGTGGGCACTGTCTTCTGCCCATCTGCCCTCACGGTGCCCTCAGCCTTCTCTCCCTGTGTCTCTAGGACCCGAGGAGAGCTTTGGGTTGGGGGGATTGAAGGGGTTAGTTCAGGGGTCCCCCACCCTTGGCGCCCAGCTGCCACTCTCCCCATAGGTGATACAGACCTACTTAGAGCAGACCAGCAACAACTACAGGCGCCCAGGCCTTCAGCATGTTTGGAAAGTGAACCGAGAAGGGGAGGTAAGGGAGAGTCTCcccagcccacccacccccatctccccactGTCCCTAGCCAGCCAGCTTAGCATCTCTGACCCGTTTCCACCAGACCTGGGTCTCTCGTGCATGTGTGCGTGAGTCTGTGCGAGTGATCAGAGGGGCCCTAGGCCTCTGTCATACCATCTGAGCAGCAGGCAGAGGCGCCTGAGCCCTTGGCTGGCATGACTCTCTTGTCCGTGCCTCCCCGACAGGGAGACAGGTTCCAGGCCCACTCCAAGCTGGGTAATCGGCGGCTGCTGTGGCATGGCACCAACGTGGCCGTGGTGGCCGCCATCCTCACCAGCGGGCTCCGCATCATGCCACACTCTGGTGGCCGCGTCGGCAGGGGCATCTACTTTGCCTCGGAGAACAGCAAGTCAGCCGGCTATGGTGAGGTGGTCCTCTGGGCCAGCCCTGGGCTGGGTATAGAGATGCTATGGTGAACTGGCCTAGTCCTTGCTCACTGGAAATTTGTGGTGCATCCAGGAAAGGGACCCTTAAACAGTCACTGATCAGAGTGCTCAGGGGGCTTTCTGGAGTTTGAGGGGACTCAAAGGAGGCACCTGGTGGTCAGAgatggcttcctggaggaggtgatgcagGCAGGAAAGGTAGCCAGCCAGGCCTGGGAGGGGGCGAAAGAGGAACCTTCACCGTAGAGCAGCACAGGGGGTAGGCACAGAGGCTGGGAGGCTGCAGGACCCCTGAGCACTTCCTGATGCTGAAGCTTAGAGCAAATgcctggcaggggcaggggccctGGGGCCTGGGAGGATCAAGGGAGCCTTATCCAGAGAGCAATGGGAAGCCAGGCTGGACTTGTGCATCGCAGGATCTCAGTGGCTGCAGCAGTGGGGAGGGTGGAAGAGGGCCAGAGCAGAGACTACTAGGAGGCTGTGCTCTCGACCCAGCCCGGTGTGATCGGGGCCCAGCTC from Choloepus didactylus isolate mChoDid1 chromosome 1, mChoDid1.pri, whole genome shotgun sequence harbors:
- the PARP3 gene encoding protein mono-ADP-ribosyltransferase PARP3; amino-acid sequence: MAPKRKTPVQSECPKKKKGQLGPEEEDSFHSTAEALKAAPAEKHIIRVDPACPLSHSPGTQVHEDYDCTLNQTNIGNNNNKFYIIQLLEGGGHFTCWNRWGRVGEVGQSKLSPFMSLEDAKKDFEKKFRDKTKNSWAERDHFVAHPGKYTLIEVQGEDEVQEAVVKVDGGPAKTVVQRVLPCSLDPATQKLITNIFSKDMFKDAMALMNLDVKKMPLGKLSKQQIARGFETLEALEEALKAPTKSSRSLEELSSHFYTVIPHNFGRSRPPPISSLELLQAKKDMLLVLADIELAQALQADPEEEKKVEEVPHPLDRDYQLLKCQLQLLDSGAPEYKVIQTYLEQTSNNYRRPGLQHVWKVNREGEGDRFQAHSKLGNRRLLWHGTNVAVVAAILTSGLRIMPHSGGRVGRGIYFASENSKSAGYVTGMSCGAHHIGYMFLGEVALGREHHITVDKPNLTQPPPGFDSVIARGRTEPDPTQDTELELDGQQVVVPQGQPVPCPEFSISSFSQSEYLIYSESQCRLRYLLEIRL